A genomic window from Populus alba chromosome 19, ASM523922v2, whole genome shotgun sequence includes:
- the LOC118044939 gene encoding LOW QUALITY PROTEIN: putative disease resistance protein At4g10780 (The sequence of the model RefSeq protein was modified relative to this genomic sequence to represent the inferred CDS: deleted 1 base in 1 codon), with translation MARQRDPFWDFVEKLDDGPFNCTFCGYKFAAATSVSRIKLHLSQVRGRGVAICDKVPEDVQEAAFQAVHGGNKRHKSIASSSNFNENSILTTPQEQNNEVDNLAGDAGRIQAPGTMGQALERFLEEINNVMEDDIENGTGGVVQPGAGASSSGGLTGNTNETPGDPLPTILHVEVDNVAPQRQHLERVTGQPVVRGSSHERPLVNHDELQEDSSQPTDPPCLTHGRYHDQLRTPLVNMVGDPGQPVVRHSSREALQRNGDESGRDVFLTEELTGGEFENNKNAIWSWIMNDIEASSSIGIYGMGGVGKTTLLTHIYNQLLREPGTFPHVHWITVSQDFSVYKLQNLIARDIRLDLSNEDNERKRAAKLSKALIEKQRWVLILDDLWNCFDFDKVGIPIHVKGCKLILTTRSFEVCQRMVCQETIKVEPLSMEEAWALFTKILGRIPSEVEKIAKSMARECAGLPLGIKTMAGTMRGVDDICEWRNALEELKQSRVRQEDMDEEVFQILRFSYMHLKESALQRCFLYCALFPEDFMIRREDLIAYLIDEGVIKGLKSREAEFNKGHSMLNKLERVCLLESAEKWGDDERYVKMHDLIRDMAIQIQQENSQGMVKAGEQLRELPGAEEWTENLMRVSLMHNQIEKTPSSHSPRCPSLSTLLLCGNQLVLIADSFFEQLHGLKVLDLSYTGITKLPDSISELVNLTTLLLIGCKMLRHVPSLEKLRVLKRLDLSGSLALEKMPQGMECLCNLSYLIMNGCGEKEFPSGLLPKLSYLQVFVLLEDSVVDNRFIFPLYSPITVKGKEVGSLRKLETLECHFEGYSDFVEYLNSRDKTRLLKKYRIAVGLLHHNHYEHDKNKVIVLSKLSINRDRDFRDMFPEDIQQLTIDECDDAKSLCDFSSLIKYATDLEYIYISSCNSMESLVSSSWYCSAPLPLPSYNGIFTGLKRFNCSGCKSMKKLFPLVLLPSLVNLEEITVEECGKMEEIIVGTRLDEEGVMSEESSSNEFKLPKLRLLHLVGLPELKSICNATLICNCLEVIWIIECEKLKRMGICPPLLENGQPSPPPSLKRMYIEPKEWWESVVEWEHPNAKDVLLPFVRFL, from the exons ATGGCTAGACAGAGGGATCCATTTTGGGATTTTGTTGAGAAGCTGGATGATGGTCCTTTCAACTGTACATTTTGTGGCTATAAATTTGCTGCTGCTACTTCCGTTTCGAGGATCAAATTGCATTTGTCTCAAGTCAGAGGGCGTGGTGTTGCAATTTGTGACAAAGTGCCTGAAGACGTTCAAGAAGCAGCTTTTCAAGCTGTGCATGGTGgcaacaaaagacataaaagcATAGCAAGTTCAagcaattttaatgaaaattccATTTTAACCACtccacaagaacaaaacaatgaAGTCGACAATTTGGCAGGAGATGCAGGAAGGATACAAGCACCAGGTACAATGGGTCAAGCACTAGAAAGATTTTTGGAAGAGATCAATAATGTAATGGAGGATGATATAGAGAATGGGACTGGAGGAGTTGTGCAGCCTGGTGCAGGAGCTAGCTCTTCTGGAGGGCTTACAGGCAACACAAATGAGACTCCAGGAGATCCATTACCTACTATCTTACATGTTGAAGTCGACAATGTGGCACCACAAAGGCAACATCTGGAGAGAGTAACTGGGCAGCCTGTTGTAAGAGGTAGTTCTCATGAGAGGCCACTTGTAAATCACGATGAGCTTCAAGAAGATTCTTCCCAACCAACTGATCCACCATGTCTTACCCATGGAAGATATCATGATCAACTCCGTACTCCACTAGTCAACATGGTTGGAGACCCTGGGCAGCCTGTTGTGAGACATAGCTCTCGTGAAGCTCTTCAACGTAATGGCGATGAGAGCGGACGAGATGTGTTTCTAACTGAAGAACTAACAGgtggagagtttgaaaataataagaatgctATATGGTCTTGGATAATGAATGATATTGAAGCCTCATCAAGTATTGGCATTTACGGGATGGGGGGTGTTGGCAAAACAACATTGCTCACACATATCTACAATCAGCTTCTACGAGAACCTGGCACTTTTCCTCATGTTCACTGGATCACGGTATCGCAGGATTTTAGTGTTTATAAATTGCAGAATCTTATTGCAAGAGACATTCGTTTAGATCTTTCAAATGAAGACAACGAGAGGAAAAGGGCTGCAAAACTGTCAAAAGCATTAATTGAGAAACAACGGTGGGTTCTCATTTTGGATGATTTGTGGaactgttttgattttgataaggTGGGAATTCCTATCCATGTGAAGGGATGCAAACTAATTCTTACAACTCGATCATTTGAAGTTTGTCAGCGAATGGTCTGCCAGGAGACAATCAAAGTGGAGCCTCTTTCAATGGAAGAAGCTTGGGCTCTGTTCACAAAGATACTTGGACGTATTCCTTCAGAAGTGgaaaaaattgcaaaatctaTGGCAAGAGAATGTGCTGGTTTGCCTCTAGGAATTAAAACAATGGCCGGAACCATGAGGGGAGTGGATGATATATGTGAGTGGAGGAATGCTTTAGAGGAACTGAAACAATCAAGAGTTCGGCAGGAGGACATGGATGAGGAGGTATTCCAAATATTAAGATTTAGTTATATGCACTTAAAGGAGTCAGCGCTGCAACGATGTTTCTTGTACTGTGCATTATTCCCGGAAGACTTCATGATCCGTAGAGAGGATTTGATAGCTTATTTGATTGACGAGGGAGTGATAAAAGGGCTGAAGAGTAGGGAGGCAGAATTTAACAAAGGCCACTCGATGCTGAATAAACTTGAAAGAGTCTGCCTATTGGAAAGTGCTGAAAAATGGGGTGATGATGAAAGAtatgtcaagatgcatgacttgattagggacaTGGCCATCCAAATACAGCAAGAGAACTCTCAAGGCATGGTTAAAGCAGGTGAACAATTAAGAGAATTGCCAGGTGCAGAGGAATGGACAGAGAATCTTATGAGAGTTTCACTGATGcataaccaaattgaaaaaactccATCCAGCCATTCACCAAGGTGTCCCAGTCTTTCAACTCTATTGTTGTGCGGAAATCAACTGGTGCTTATTGCAGATTCATTTTTTGAGCAATTACATGGGctcaaggttcttgatctgtctTATACAGGTATCACAAAACTGCCCGATTCTATCTCTGAATTGGTGAATCTCACTACATTACTGCTTATTGGTTGTAAAATGTTAAGGCATGTACCGTCATTAGAAAAGCTCAGGGTACTGAAGAGGTTAGATCTCTCTGGTTCTTTGGCACTTGAAAAGATGCCTCAAGGCATGGAATGTCTATGCAACTTGAGTTATCTTATAATGAATGGATGtggtgaaaaggagtttcctAGTGGGTTGTTACCTAAACTCTCTTACCTACAAGTCTTTGTGTTACTGGAGGATTCGGTTGTTGACAATCGTTTTATATTTCCATTATATTCTCCAATAACagttaaaggaaaggaagtagGAAGCTTGAGGAAGTTGGAAACTTTGGAATGCCATTTTGAAGGTTACTCTGATTTTGTGGAGTATCTCAATTCTCGAGATAAGACCCGATTgctaaaaaaatacagaattgCTGTAGGACTGCTACATCACAATCATTATGAAcatgacaaaaataaagtaattgttTTGAGTAAATTGAGTATCAATAGAGACAGAGATTTTCGGGACATGTTCCCAGAGGACATTCAACAACTGACCATTGATGAATGTGATGATGCAAAAAGCTTATGCGAT TTTTCCTCTCTAATAAAGTATGCAACTGATCTGGAGTATATCTATATTAGTAGTTGCAatagcatggagagcttggtttcatcttcttggtacTGCTCTGCTCCACTACCTTTGCCATCTTACAACGGTATATTTACTGGTCTTAAAAGGTTTAATTGTTCTGGCTGTAAGAGcatgaagaagttgttccctCTTGTCTTGCTGCCAAGCCTTGTAAACTTGGAAGAGATTACAGTTGAAGAATGTgggaaaatggaggagataatagttGGAACAAGATTAGATGAAGAAGGGGTTATGAGTGAAGAAAGCAGCAGCAACGAATTCAAACTCCCCAAGTTAAGACTTCTGCACTTGGTTGGATTACCAGAACTGAAAAGTATTTGCAATGCAACACTGATTTGCAATTGTCTCGAGGTAATTTGGATTATAGAATgtgagaagctgaagaggatgGGAATTTGTCCtccgttgcttgaaaatggccagccatctcctcccccttctcttaAAAGAATGTATATAGAACCAAAAGAATGGTGGGAGTCAgtagtggagtgggagcatcctaaCGCTAAGGATGTGCTTCTTCCCTTTGTAAGGTTTTTGTAG